The following coding sequences are from one Streptomyces angustmyceticus window:
- a CDS encoding lysophospholipid acyltransferase family protein, translated as MTDSGGAPSEAGAAVGRRIGIGLMYGLWRPRVLGAWRVPSAGPVILAVNHSHGIDGPMLMGTAPRPVHFLIKKEAFVGPLDPFLRGIGQLKVDRDTTDRKAITDALGVLDQGGVLGIFPEGTRGEGDFASLRAGLAYFAVRSGAPVVPVAVLGGKDGRSRLSSAVPPLRSRVDVVFGDGFQAGDGSGRRTRKALDEATVRIQERLTAHLAEARRLTGR; from the coding sequence GTGACCGACAGCGGCGGGGCCCCGAGCGAGGCGGGCGCCGCGGTCGGCCGGCGGATCGGCATCGGTCTGATGTACGGGCTGTGGCGCCCGCGGGTGCTGGGCGCCTGGCGGGTGCCGTCGGCCGGGCCGGTGATCCTCGCGGTCAACCACTCGCACGGCATCGACGGCCCGATGCTGATGGGCACCGCGCCGCGGCCGGTGCACTTCCTGATCAAGAAGGAAGCCTTCGTCGGCCCGCTGGACCCGTTCCTGCGGGGCATCGGGCAGCTGAAGGTGGACCGCGACACCACCGACCGCAAGGCGATCACCGACGCCCTCGGGGTGCTGGACCAGGGCGGCGTGCTGGGGATCTTCCCGGAAGGCACCCGCGGCGAGGGCGACTTCGCCTCCCTGCGGGCGGGCCTGGCGTACTTCGCGGTGCGCTCCGGCGCCCCGGTGGTGCCGGTGGCGGTGCTCGGCGGCAAGGACGGGCGAAGCCGGCTGTCGTCGGCCGTGCCGCCGCTGCGCTCCCGCGTGGACGTCGTCTTCGGTGACGGGTTCCAGGCAGGGGACGGCAGCGGACGGCGCACCCGTAAGGCGCTCGACGAGGCGACCGTACGGATCCAGGAGCGGCTGACCGCCCACCTGGCAGAGGCCAGGCGCCTGACCGGGCGCTGA
- a CDS encoding prephenate dehydrogenase — translation MRTALVIGTGLIGTSAALALQGRGVQVFLEDHDQAQARTAAALGAGTAEPPPEAVDLAIVAVPPAHVAAALAGAIRRGAARAYIDVASVKGGPRRELEAMGCALTGYLGTHPMAGKERSGPLAATADLFEGRPWVLTPTRDGDTEVLNLALELVALCRAVPVVMDADAHDRAVALVSHTPQLVSSLVAARLKGADETAVRLCGQGIRDVTRIAASDPAMWIDILAANPGPVADVLGEIAADLDETVRSLRALESADDAKRGSGAGGIEDVLRRGNAGRERVPGKHGAAPATYEIVAVHIGDQPGELARIFADAGRAGVNIEDVRIEHATGQQAGFIQLMVEPQAVPGLIAELRERGWSIRQ, via the coding sequence GTGAGGACCGCACTCGTCATCGGAACGGGCCTGATCGGCACCTCCGCCGCCCTCGCGCTGCAGGGGCGGGGCGTCCAGGTCTTCCTGGAGGACCACGACCAGGCCCAGGCCCGGACGGCCGCCGCGCTGGGCGCCGGCACCGCCGAGCCGCCCCCGGAGGCGGTCGACCTGGCCATCGTGGCCGTGCCGCCGGCCCATGTCGCGGCGGCGCTGGCCGGTGCCATCCGGCGCGGGGCGGCCCGCGCCTACATCGACGTCGCCAGCGTCAAGGGAGGCCCGCGCCGCGAGCTGGAGGCCATGGGCTGCGCGCTGACCGGCTACCTCGGCACCCACCCGATGGCCGGCAAGGAGCGCTCCGGCCCGCTGGCCGCCACCGCCGACCTCTTCGAAGGCCGGCCCTGGGTGCTCACCCCGACCCGCGACGGCGACACCGAGGTGCTCAACCTCGCCCTGGAGCTGGTCGCCCTGTGCCGGGCCGTCCCGGTGGTGATGGACGCCGACGCGCACGACCGCGCCGTCGCCCTGGTCTCGCACACCCCGCAGCTGGTCTCCAGCCTCGTCGCGGCCCGCCTCAAGGGCGCCGACGAGACCGCCGTGCGCCTCTGCGGCCAGGGCATCCGGGATGTGACGCGGATCGCGGCCTCCGATCCGGCGATGTGGATCGACATCCTCGCCGCCAATCCGGGCCCGGTCGCCGATGTGCTGGGCGAGATCGCCGCCGACCTGGACGAGACGGTCCGCTCGCTGCGCGCCCTGGAGTCCGCCGACGACGCGAAGCGCGGCAGCGGCGCCGGCGGCATCGAGGACGTGCTCCGCCGCGGCAACGCCGGGCGCGAGCGGGTGCCCGGCAAGCACGGCGCCGCCCCGGCCACCTACGAGATCGTCGCCGTGCACATCGGCGACCAGCCCGGCGAGCTGGCCCGGATCTTCGCCGACGCCGGCCGGGCCGGGGTCAATATCGAGGACGTCCGCATCGAGCACGCCACCGGCCAGCAGGCGGGCTTCATCCAGCTCATGGTGGAGCCGCAGGCCGTGCCGGGGCTGATCGCCGAGCTGCGGGAGCGGGGCTGGTCCATCCGGCAGTGA
- a CDS encoding LysM peptidoglycan-binding domain-containing protein translates to MSDNSSAPRRFVGSVGLLTAAAALVLCLPGDAVADGAGGDGGGGKGAHACAADQWPWGCLAECESSGDWHVNTGNTFYGGLQFWQPTWEAFGGLDFAERADLASRGEQIKIAKRVQAAQGWGAWPECAQRYGLIPPARTHVVRRGETLGEIAEKYHVKGGWRALYSANRSTIGPDPRKLPVGIKLRLPRKAKAHSRPESDD, encoded by the coding sequence ATGTCGGACAACTCTTCGGCGCCTCGGCGCTTCGTGGGATCCGTCGGGCTGCTCACCGCGGCCGCCGCCCTCGTGCTGTGCCTGCCCGGCGACGCCGTCGCCGACGGGGCGGGCGGCGACGGCGGCGGGGGCAAGGGCGCGCACGCCTGCGCCGCCGACCAGTGGCCCTGGGGCTGCCTCGCCGAGTGCGAGAGCAGCGGGGACTGGCACGTCAACACCGGCAACACCTTCTACGGCGGGCTGCAGTTCTGGCAGCCCACCTGGGAGGCCTTCGGCGGCCTCGACTTCGCGGAGCGGGCCGACCTCGCCAGCCGCGGCGAGCAGATCAAGATCGCGAAGCGGGTGCAGGCCGCCCAGGGATGGGGCGCCTGGCCCGAGTGCGCCCAGCGCTACGGGCTGATCCCGCCCGCCCGGACCCATGTCGTACGGCGCGGGGAGACGCTCGGCGAGATCGCCGAGAAGTACCACGTGAAGGGCGGCTGGCGGGCGCTGTACAGCGCCAACCGCTCGACCATCGGACCGGACCCCCGCAAGCTGCCGGTCGGCATCAAGCTGCGGCTCCCGCGGAAGGCGAAGGCGCACTCCCGGCCGGAGAGCGACGACTGA
- a CDS encoding helix-turn-helix transcriptional regulator: MLETSARLLRLLSLLQAHREWSGAELADRLDVTPRTVRRDIDRLRELGYPVHSAPGTAGGYRLGAGAALPPLLLDDEEAVAVAVGLRTAAAGGVEGIEESSVRALAKLEQVLPHRLRRQVGALNAFTVPLPGGGPRVDPNVLTELAHACRDRHRIRFDYTAHDGTVSRRIVEPHRLVSARRTWYLVAWDTDRGDWRTYRADRLTPTPPHGPRFTPRPPPAEDLAEYVARGISTRVYARRATVLLHAPLERAAERIGPAAGTLEAVDERTCLLRTGAHSLELMVLHIVLTGFDFEVREPPELLDRVREVRDRLSRALAAPPPAASPPPDGADRTRGTRNGSSAGS; encoded by the coding sequence ATGTTGGAGACCTCGGCACGTCTGCTGCGTCTGCTCTCCCTGCTGCAGGCCCACCGCGAGTGGTCCGGCGCGGAGCTCGCCGACCGGCTCGACGTCACCCCGCGCACGGTGCGCCGGGACATCGACCGGCTGCGCGAGCTGGGCTATCCGGTCCACTCGGCGCCGGGCACCGCCGGCGGCTACCGCCTCGGGGCCGGCGCCGCACTCCCGCCGCTGCTGCTGGACGACGAGGAGGCGGTGGCGGTCGCGGTCGGGCTGCGCACCGCGGCGGCGGGCGGGGTCGAGGGCATCGAGGAGTCCTCGGTGCGGGCGCTGGCGAAGCTGGAACAGGTGCTGCCACACCGGCTGCGGCGCCAGGTCGGTGCGCTGAACGCCTTCACCGTCCCGCTGCCCGGCGGCGGGCCGCGGGTGGACCCGAACGTCCTCACCGAACTCGCGCACGCCTGCCGGGACCGCCACCGGATCCGCTTCGACTACACCGCCCACGACGGCACGGTCTCCCGCCGCATCGTGGAACCGCACCGCCTGGTCAGCGCCCGGCGCACCTGGTACCTCGTCGCCTGGGACACCGACCGCGGGGACTGGCGCACCTACCGGGCCGACCGCCTCACCCCCACCCCGCCGCACGGGCCGCGCTTCACGCCCCGCCCGCCACCGGCCGAGGACCTCGCCGAGTACGTCGCCCGGGGCATCTCCACCCGGGTCTACGCCCGGCGGGCCACCGTGCTGCTGCACGCCCCGCTGGAGCGTGCCGCGGAGCGCATCGGCCCGGCCGCCGGAACCCTCGAAGCAGTCGACGAGCGGACCTGCCTGCTGCGGACCGGGGCGCACAGCCTGGAGCTGATGGTGCTCCACATCGTGCTGACGGGCTTCGACTTCGAGGTCCGTGAGCCGCCGGAGCTGCTCGACCGCGTCCGGGAGGTCAGGGACCGGCTGTCCCGGGCACTGGCGGCGCCGCCACCGGCTGCTTCCCCACCTCCGGATGGTGCAGATCGAACGCGGGGGACTCGGAACGGATCCTCGGCAGGGTCGTGA
- the aroH gene encoding chorismate mutase translates to MAVRAVRGAVQLERDDAEHMQEQVGELLTALLERNGLRADDLISVWFTATPDLHSDFPAAAARALGITDVPLICAQELDITGAMERVVRVLAHVETDLSKAGIAHVYLGAAGALRKDIAQ, encoded by the coding sequence GTGGCGGTACGAGCGGTCCGCGGGGCCGTCCAGCTGGAGCGGGACGACGCGGAGCACATGCAGGAGCAGGTCGGCGAGCTGCTCACCGCCCTCCTCGAACGCAACGGCCTCCGGGCGGACGACCTGATCAGCGTGTGGTTCACCGCCACCCCCGATCTCCACAGCGACTTCCCGGCCGCCGCCGCGCGCGCCCTGGGCATCACCGACGTCCCGCTGATCTGCGCCCAGGAGCTGGACATCACCGGCGCCATGGAGCGCGTGGTGCGGGTGCTCGCCCACGTCGAGACCGATCTGTCCAAGGCCGGGATCGCCCACGTCTACCTCGGCGCCGCCGGGGCGCTGCGAAAGGACATCGCGCAGTGA
- a CDS encoding I78 family peptidase inhibitor yields the protein MDVPNLPDNPQDDIDAYVGLAQQDAEEQARGRGWTTVRALPPGAIVTMEYLAGRINFEVEDGTVHRTWQG from the coding sequence ATGGACGTACCGAACCTTCCCGACAACCCCCAGGACGACATCGACGCGTATGTCGGCCTCGCCCAGCAGGACGCCGAGGAGCAGGCCAGGGGGCGTGGCTGGACGACCGTCCGCGCGCTGCCGCCGGGCGCGATCGTCACCATGGAGTACCTGGCCGGCCGGATCAACTTCGAGGTCGAGGACGGCACGGTGCACCGCACCTGGCAGGGCTGA
- the der gene encoding ribosome biogenesis GTPase Der yields MNDQIPTGDEHGALGDAEYAEFMELAAEEGFDLEEVGGDIAAAGHGPLPVLAVIGRPNVGKSTLVNRIIGRREAVVEDRPGVTRDRVTYEADWNGRRFKVVDTGGWEQDVLGIDASVAMQAEFAIEAADAVVFVVDAKVGATDTDEAVVKLLRRAGKPVVLVANKVDGPSGEADAAMLWSLGLGEPYPVSALHGRGTGDMLDAALDALPEAPAQTFGTALGGPRRIALIGRPNVGKSSLLNKVAGEERVVVNEIAGTTRDPVDEMIELGGKTWKFVDTAGIRRRVHLQEGADYYASLRTAAAVEKAEVAVVLIDASESISVQDQRIVTMAVEAGRALVIAYNKWDTLDEERRFYLEREIERDLVQIPWAMRVNVSARTGRHMEKLVPAIETALAGWETRIPTGRLNAFLGEIVASHPHPIRGGKQPRILFGTQAGTKPPRFVLFASGFLEAGYRRFVERRLREEFGFDGTPIHISVRVREKRSKKK; encoded by the coding sequence ATGAACGACCAGATCCCTACCGGCGACGAGCACGGTGCGCTTGGCGACGCCGAGTACGCGGAGTTCATGGAGCTCGCCGCAGAGGAGGGCTTCGATCTCGAGGAGGTCGGGGGCGACATCGCCGCGGCCGGCCACGGCCCGCTGCCCGTCCTCGCCGTCATCGGCCGCCCCAACGTCGGCAAGTCGACCCTGGTGAACCGCATCATCGGCCGCCGCGAGGCGGTCGTCGAGGACCGGCCGGGCGTCACCCGCGACCGCGTCACGTACGAGGCCGACTGGAACGGCCGCCGCTTCAAGGTCGTCGACACCGGCGGCTGGGAGCAGGACGTCCTCGGCATCGACGCATCCGTGGCGATGCAGGCCGAGTTCGCCATCGAGGCGGCCGACGCGGTGGTCTTCGTCGTCGACGCCAAGGTCGGTGCCACCGACACCGACGAGGCCGTCGTCAAGCTGCTGCGCCGGGCCGGCAAGCCCGTCGTCCTGGTCGCCAACAAGGTCGACGGCCCGTCCGGCGAGGCCGACGCCGCCATGCTGTGGTCGCTGGGCCTGGGCGAGCCCTACCCGGTCTCCGCGCTGCATGGCCGGGGCACCGGCGACATGCTCGACGCCGCCCTGGACGCCCTGCCCGAGGCCCCCGCGCAGACCTTCGGCACCGCGCTGGGCGGCCCCCGCCGCATCGCGCTGATCGGCCGCCCGAACGTCGGCAAGTCGTCGCTGCTGAACAAGGTCGCCGGCGAGGAGCGGGTGGTCGTCAACGAGATCGCCGGCACCACCCGCGACCCGGTCGACGAGATGATCGAACTGGGCGGCAAGACCTGGAAGTTCGTGGACACCGCCGGCATCCGCCGCCGGGTGCACCTCCAGGAGGGCGCCGACTACTACGCCTCGCTGCGCACCGCGGCGGCCGTCGAGAAGGCCGAGGTCGCCGTCGTCCTGATCGACGCGTCCGAGTCCATCAGCGTCCAGGACCAGCGCATCGTGACGATGGCCGTGGAGGCCGGACGCGCCCTGGTCATCGCCTACAACAAGTGGGACACCCTCGACGAGGAGCGCCGCTTCTACCTGGAGCGGGAGATCGAGCGGGACCTCGTGCAGATCCCCTGGGCGATGCGGGTGAACGTCTCCGCGCGCACCGGCCGCCACATGGAGAAGCTGGTCCCGGCGATCGAGACCGCGCTGGCCGGCTGGGAGACCCGGATCCCCACCGGGCGGCTGAACGCCTTCCTCGGCGAGATCGTCGCCTCCCACCCGCACCCGATCCGCGGCGGCAAGCAGCCCCGCATCCTCTTCGGCACCCAGGCGGGCACCAAGCCTCCGCGCTTCGTCCTGTTCGCCTCCGGCTTCCTGGAGGCCGGCTACCGCCGCTTCGTCGAGCGGCGGCTGCGCGAGGAGTTCGGCTTCGACGGCACGCCGATCCACATCTCGGTGCGGGTGCGCGAGAAGCGCAGCAAGAAGAAGTAG
- a CDS encoding nucleotidyltransferase domain-containing protein has translation MSEAAEGHTLVAEHTVYACVMGSRAFGLATETSDTDRRGVFLAPTPLFWGFEKPPTHVEGPREEEFSWELERFCHLALRANPTILECLHSPLVERVDATGRELLALRDAFLSRQAHRTFAGYAGGQLKQLRADVRQHGAPRWKHAMHLLRLLASSRDLLRTGRLTLDVGPDREELLAVRRGEVAWETVERRMARLAEEAEAAVSGSPLPAEPDRGRVADFLFRARRASALG, from the coding sequence ATGTCCGAAGCCGCCGAAGGTCACACCCTGGTCGCCGAGCACACCGTCTACGCCTGTGTGATGGGCTCGCGCGCCTTCGGTCTGGCCACGGAGACCAGTGACACCGACCGGCGCGGGGTCTTCCTCGCCCCCACCCCGCTGTTCTGGGGATTCGAGAAGCCCCCGACCCATGTGGAGGGGCCGCGCGAGGAGGAGTTCTCCTGGGAGCTGGAGCGGTTCTGCCACCTGGCGCTGCGTGCCAACCCCACCATCCTGGAGTGCCTGCACTCCCCGCTGGTGGAGCGGGTCGACGCCACCGGCCGGGAGCTGCTCGCGCTGCGCGACGCCTTCCTGTCCCGGCAGGCCCACCGCACCTTCGCGGGCTACGCCGGCGGCCAGCTCAAGCAGCTGCGGGCGGACGTGCGCCAGCACGGCGCGCCCCGCTGGAAGCACGCCATGCACCTGCTGCGGCTGCTGGCCTCCTCCCGCGATCTGCTCCGCACCGGCCGGCTCACCCTGGACGTCGGCCCGGACCGGGAGGAGCTGCTGGCGGTCCGGCGCGGCGAGGTGGCCTGGGAGACGGTGGAGCGCCGGATGGCGCGGCTGGCCGAGGAGGCCGAGGCCGCGGTGTCCGGCTCACCGCTGCCGGCCGAGCCGGACCGGGGCCGGGTGGCCGACTTCCTGTTCCGGGCCCGGCGCGCCTCAGCGCTGGGCTGA
- the cmk gene encoding (d)CMP kinase, with protein sequence MFVTVETAARTAPAAVIVAIDGPAGTGKSSTSKAVAAKLGLGYLDTGAQYRAITWWMLSNGIDVNDATAVADASAKPVIVSGTDPAAPTITVDGLDAAGPIRTQEVTSAVSAVSAVPEVRTLITDLQRSIAAEAPDGIVVEGRDIGITVLPDADLKVFLTASPEARAARRSGELKGKEASDLAATREALIKRDAADSGRKTSPLAKADDAVEVDTTELTLEQVIECVVTLIEGAGAEKAGRVAR encoded by the coding sequence GTGTTCGTCACCGTGGAAACCGCCGCCCGGACCGCCCCGGCAGCAGTGATTGTCGCCATCGACGGCCCCGCAGGCACGGGCAAGTCCAGCACGTCCAAGGCCGTGGCCGCCAAGCTGGGCCTCGGCTACCTCGACACCGGCGCCCAGTACCGCGCGATCACGTGGTGGATGCTGAGCAACGGCATCGACGTCAACGACGCCACCGCGGTGGCCGACGCCTCCGCCAAGCCCGTGATCGTCTCCGGCACCGACCCGGCCGCCCCGACCATCACGGTCGACGGCCTGGACGCCGCGGGCCCGATCCGCACCCAGGAGGTCACCTCCGCGGTCAGCGCCGTCAGCGCCGTGCCCGAGGTCCGGACCCTGATCACCGATCTGCAGCGCAGCATCGCCGCCGAGGCGCCCGACGGCATCGTCGTCGAGGGCCGGGACATCGGCATCACCGTCCTGCCCGACGCCGACCTCAAGGTCTTCCTGACCGCCTCCCCCGAGGCGCGGGCGGCCCGCCGCAGCGGCGAGCTCAAGGGCAAGGAGGCCAGTGACCTGGCCGCCACCCGCGAGGCGCTGATCAAGCGGGACGCCGCCGACTCCGGCCGCAAGACCTCCCCGCTGGCCAAGGCGGACGACGCCGTCGAGGTCGACACCACCGAGCTCACGCTGGAGCAGGTCATCGAGTGCGTGGTCACCCTCATCGAGGGCGCCGGCGCCGAGAAGGCAGGGCGGGTCGCCCGGTGA
- the ctaD gene encoding aa3-type cytochrome oxidase subunit I, giving the protein MVTDTDRAALRPPGARRRGAVLVDWLTTTDHKKIGHLYLITAFGFFLVGGLLAMVMRAELARPGLQIIDAEEFNQAVTMHGTIMLLLFATPAFAGFANEIMPLQIGSPDVAFPRLNMLSYWLFLFGGLIVLGSFLTPFGGPAFGWTAYAPLNSMVRSPGVGADMWIMGLALAGFGTILGAVNFITTILVLRAPGMTMFRMPVFTWNILFTSILVLMAFPVLAAALLVLEADRQFGSVVFEAQWGGALLWQHLFWFFGHPEVYIIALPFFGIITEIIPVFSRKPIFGYVMLIGATMAITALSVMVWAHHMFVTGAVLLPFFSIMSFLIAAPTGVKFFNWIGTMWHGSVSFETPMLWSIGFLVSFLFGGLTGVILASPPLDFHVTDSYFVVGHFHYVVFGTVVFATYAGFYFWWPKFTGKLLDERLGKIHFWTLFVGFHTTFLVQHWLGVEGMPRRYADYLAADGFTALNTLSTVGSFLLGLSTLPFLYNVWRTTRHGTRTAGDDPWGFGRSLEWATSSPPPRHNFTTLPRIRSESPAFDLHHPEVGKQPVAAPPVPGTAGP; this is encoded by the coding sequence ATGGTTACGGACACCGACCGGGCCGCTCTCCGGCCCCCGGGGGCCCGGCGCCGCGGGGCGGTGCTGGTCGACTGGCTGACGACCACCGACCACAAGAAGATCGGGCATCTCTACCTGATCACCGCGTTCGGCTTCTTCCTGGTGGGCGGGCTGCTCGCGATGGTGATGCGCGCCGAACTGGCCCGGCCAGGGCTGCAGATCATCGACGCGGAGGAGTTCAACCAGGCGGTGACGATGCACGGCACGATCATGCTGCTGCTGTTCGCCACCCCCGCCTTCGCCGGTTTCGCCAACGAGATCATGCCGCTGCAGATCGGCTCGCCGGACGTGGCCTTCCCGCGGCTGAACATGCTCTCGTACTGGCTGTTCCTCTTCGGCGGCCTGATCGTGCTGGGCAGCTTCCTCACGCCCTTCGGCGGCCCGGCCTTCGGGTGGACGGCCTACGCACCGCTGAACTCGATGGTCCGCTCCCCCGGCGTCGGCGCCGATATGTGGATCATGGGGCTGGCGCTGGCCGGCTTCGGCACCATCCTCGGTGCCGTCAACTTCATCACCACGATCCTCGTGCTCCGCGCGCCCGGGATGACGATGTTCCGGATGCCGGTGTTCACCTGGAACATCCTCTTCACCTCGATCCTGGTCCTGATGGCGTTCCCCGTCCTGGCGGCGGCGCTGCTGGTGCTGGAGGCGGACCGGCAGTTCGGGTCGGTGGTGTTCGAGGCGCAGTGGGGCGGTGCGCTGCTGTGGCAGCACCTGTTCTGGTTCTTCGGCCATCCCGAGGTCTACATCATCGCGCTGCCGTTCTTCGGCATCATCACGGAGATCATCCCGGTCTTCTCCCGCAAGCCGATCTTCGGCTATGTGATGCTCATCGGCGCGACGATGGCCATCACGGCCCTGTCGGTGATGGTCTGGGCGCACCACATGTTCGTGACGGGGGCGGTGCTGCTGCCGTTCTTCTCCATCATGTCGTTCCTGATCGCGGCGCCGACCGGGGTGAAGTTCTTCAACTGGATCGGCACCATGTGGCACGGCTCGGTGTCCTTCGAGACGCCGATGCTGTGGTCGATCGGGTTCCTGGTGAGCTTTCTGTTCGGCGGGCTGACCGGCGTCATCCTCGCCTCACCGCCGCTGGACTTCCACGTCACCGACTCCTACTTCGTCGTCGGCCACTTCCACTACGTCGTCTTCGGGACGGTCGTCTTCGCCACGTACGCGGGCTTCTACTTCTGGTGGCCGAAATTCACCGGCAAGCTGCTCGACGAACGGCTGGGAAAGATCCACTTCTGGACACTGTTCGTCGGCTTCCACACCACCTTCCTCGTCCAGCACTGGCTGGGCGTGGAAGGCATGCCGCGACGCTACGCCGACTATCTGGCCGCCGACGGCTTCACGGCCCTGAACACCCTCTCCACCGTCGGCTCCTTCCTGCTCGGCCTGTCCACGCTGCCGTTCCTCTACAACGTCTGGCGGACCACCCGGCACGGCACCAGGACCGCCGGCGACGACCCCTGGGGGTTCGGCCGCTCCCTGGAGTGGGCGACCTCCTCGCCGCCGCCCCGGCACAACTTCACGACCCTGCCGAGGATCCGTTCCGAGTCCCCCGCGTTCGATCTGCACCATCCGGAGGTGGGGAAGCAGCCGGTGGCGGCGCCGCCAGTGCCCGGGACAGCCGGTCCCTGA
- a CDS encoding glycosyltransferase family 4 protein, translating to MHISFLIHNAYGIGGTIRTTFNLARTLAEQHEVEIVSVLRHRDDPVFDLGPRVALRHLVDLRENSPGYEGADPAHARPARIFPAAENRFGQYSELTDRRIAQHLRRLETDVVVGTRPGLNVHIAKQARRGPVRIGQEHLTLDTHSRALKLALRSAYPRLDAVTTVTEADARTYRRTLRLPGVRVEAVPNSVPEPALAPADGSGKWVVAAGRLARVKRYDVLIRAFAHVAAERPDWRLRIYGGGAEKAALRALIDELGLYNHVFLMGPANPLEPEWAKGSIAAVSSSLESFGMTIVEAMRCGLPVVATNCPHGPGEIIDDGVDGRLVPVGNPEALAGSLLALINDDAARKRMGEAALVSSARFDPAAVAGRYEELFGELLARGRGNRLRGSLHRARGALLGGAYATKDAARAALRGVRTV from the coding sequence ATGCACATCTCATTCCTGATACACAATGCCTACGGCATCGGGGGGACGATCAGGACGACGTTCAACCTCGCGCGCACGCTCGCCGAGCAGCACGAGGTCGAGATCGTGTCGGTGCTGCGCCACCGCGACGACCCGGTCTTCGACCTCGGTCCGCGGGTCGCCCTGCGGCACCTGGTGGACCTCAGGGAGAACAGCCCCGGCTACGAGGGCGCGGACCCCGCGCACGCCCGCCCCGCCAGGATATTCCCCGCCGCCGAGAACCGGTTCGGCCAGTACAGCGAGCTGACCGACCGCCGGATAGCCCAGCACCTGCGCCGGCTGGAGACCGACGTGGTGGTCGGCACCCGGCCCGGACTCAATGTGCACATCGCCAAGCAGGCGCGCCGCGGCCCGGTCCGGATAGGCCAGGAGCACCTCACCCTCGACACCCACAGCCGGGCGCTCAAACTGGCGCTGCGCAGCGCCTATCCGCGCCTCGACGCGGTCACCACCGTCACCGAGGCCGACGCCCGCACCTACCGCAGGACGCTGCGGCTGCCCGGAGTGCGCGTCGAGGCGGTGCCCAACAGCGTGCCGGAGCCCGCTCTCGCACCCGCCGACGGCAGCGGCAAGTGGGTCGTCGCGGCCGGCCGGCTCGCCCGCGTCAAGCGTTACGACGTCCTCATCCGCGCCTTCGCCCACGTCGCCGCCGAGCGGCCCGACTGGCGGCTGCGGATCTACGGCGGCGGCGCGGAGAAGGCCGCGCTGCGCGCCCTGATCGACGAACTCGGCCTGTACAACCACGTCTTCCTGATGGGTCCGGCCAACCCCCTGGAGCCCGAGTGGGCCAAGGGCTCGATCGCGGCGGTCTCCTCCAGCCTGGAGTCCTTCGGGATGACGATCGTCGAGGCCATGCGCTGCGGGCTGCCGGTGGTCGCCACCAACTGCCCGCACGGGCCCGGCGAGATCATCGACGACGGGGTGGACGGCCGGCTGGTGCCGGTCGGCAACCCGGAGGCGCTGGCCGGCTCGCTGCTCGCGCTGATCAACGACGACGCCGCCCGCAAGCGGATGGGCGAGGCCGCGCTGGTCTCGTCGGCCCGCTTCGACCCGGCCGCGGTCGCCGGACGCTACGAGGAGCTCTTCGGCGAGCTGCTCGCCCGCGGGCGGGGCAACCGGCTGCGCGGCAGCCTGCATCGCGCCCGGGGAGCCCTGCTCGGCGGCGCGTACGCCACCAAGGACGCGGCCCGCGCCGCACTGAGAGGGGTGCGGACGGTATGA